In Aricia agestis chromosome 16, ilAriAges1.1, whole genome shotgun sequence, one genomic interval encodes:
- the LOC121734959 gene encoding zinc finger protein 658B-like isoform X3, protein MDNQPNVNDRCRTCMMKIFTEITAVNIFERNIQNISVAEILHSFTALTFDANDELPKVVCHLCYEKLYSFYQFVLHIENVDTKFQEELKDKDHSSFKSDEIMKKNFNFQVVPVEHTSIQEDEGSLGIKKEICEEENGALDTTIKFEIVQEYVCKICYKYFSNKGNYQRHIKKHSVSDLNNRISQAKHSNHNDSCLTGSIEIEVNPLEDNINSDNEADENDIKQGFQEKPAQHITDTSGKEGIVCKICNRCFRNKNSMSAHMRKHVVKGRVLSCPTCGKVFNKVHHLTRHQNFLHKDHDETSTHSAMKNLSTAATKNDFMCIICTRRFKSQHSMAAHMKIHVQMKTVRDSNENISKDDEKITNCKRKNVRDNYNGTEEAKVLCEICQKRFKSKNSLSAHMKIHVNKERVLACSKCGKVFPKVNNLKRHELSHEEKRKYKCGFCSESYLTEEILEQHLKQHGETKICSVCQKTFADMLALNTHVLKLHRCKLHLCSYCGKKFESRRQLHQHHQRHMGIKRFACSLCPKKFITNGELRAHASTHTGERLHKCKQCNAAFTNSSALAQHTFRHLGIKPYHCDVCPKTFATKSSLKCHNRIHTGEKPYSCDICAQAFGSSYNLVKHRRRHLGEKLFKCDHCTESFRLKTELTHHITQHYAAKLQQTDMAAERTDVIQTNALNG, encoded by the exons ATGGATAACCAGCCCAATGTGAATGACCGCTGTCGAACATGTATGATGAAAATATTTACTGAAATCACTGCAGTTAATATTTTTGAGCGCAACATACAGAACATTAGTGTAGCTGAAATTCTTCACTCGTTTACTGCTCTCACT TTTGATGCAAATGACGAACTTCCAAAAGTTGTCTGCCACCTGTGTTATGAGAAGCTCTACagtttttatcaatttgtaCTACACATAGAAAATGTTGACACAAAATTCCAAGAAGAACTTAAAGACAAAGATCATTCATCTTTCAAAAGTGATGAAATCATGaaaaagaattttaattttcaagTGGTACCTGTAGAACACACTTCAATACAAGAAGATGAGGGAAGTCTGGGTATTAAGAAAGAAATTTGTGAAGAAGAGAATGGTGCACTAGACACTacaataaaatttgaaatagtACAAGAATATGTTTgtaaaatatgttacaaatattttagtaaCAAGGGAAACTATCAAAGACATATTAAGAAACATTCAGTGAGTGATCTGAATAATAGAATAAGCCAAGCAAAACATTCTAACCATAATGACTCCTGTCTGACTGGTTCTATTGAAATAGAAGTTAATCCTCTAGAAGACAACATAAATTCAGATAATGAAGCAGATGAGAATGACATTAAACAAGGTTTCCAAGAAAAACCTGCCCAACACATTACAGACACCTCAGGAAAGGAGGGTATTGTTTGTAAAATTTGTAACAGATgtttccggaataaaaattcAATGTCTGCACACATGCGAAAACATGTTGTAAAAGGAAGGGTACTATCATGTCCAACATGCGGTAAAGTATTTAACAAAGTTCACCATTTGACACGCCACCAGAACTTCTTACATAAAGATCATGATGAGACAAGCACACATTCGGCAATGAAAAACTTGTCAACTGCTGCaacaaaaaatgattttatgtgTATAATTTGTACACGGAGATTTAAAAGTCAACATTCAATGGCAGCACATATGAAGATTCATGTTCAAATGAAGACTGTACGAGACTCCAATGAAAATATCAGTAAGGACGATGAGAAAATTACAaattgtaaaagaaaaaatgtacGTGACAATTATAATGGTACTGAGGAAGCAAAAGTTCTCTGTGAAATTTGTCAAAAAAGATTCAAAAGTAAAAATTCATTGTCTGCTCATATGAAAATACATGTTAATAAAGAAAGAGTGTTAGCATGTTCAAAATGTGGCAAAGTATTCCCCAAGGTTAACAATTTAAAACGACACGAGTTATCACATGAAGAAAAACGTAAATATAAGTGTGGTTTCTGTAGTGAATCATATTTGACTGAAGAAATATTGGAACAGCATTTAAAACAACACGGTGAAACAAAAATTTGTTCTGTCTGTCAGAAAACATTTGCCGATATGCTTGCACTGAATACAcatgttttaaaattacataGATGTAAACTGCACCTGTGTTCATACTGCGGTAAGAAGTTTGAGTCTCGTCGACAGTTACATCAACACCACCAAAGGCATATGGGCATTAAAAGATTTGCCTGTTCTTTGTGTCCGAAAAAATTTATTACCAATG GAGAACTAAGAGCCCACGCATCAACTCATACTGGGGAGAGGCTGCACAAGTGTAAGCAGTGTAACGCAGCATTCACAAACAGCAGTGCGCTCGCCCAACACACCTTTAGACATCTAGGTATCAAGCCATACCACTGTGATGTATGTCCTAAAAC GTTCGCAACAAAGAGTTCCCTGAAATGCCACAACCGTATCCACACGGGTGAGAAACCATACTCCTGTGACATCTGTGCTCAAGCCTTCGGAAGCAGTTACAACCTCGTCAAACACCGCAGGAGACACCTTGGGGAAAAGTTGTTCAA
- the LOC121734959 gene encoding zinc finger protein 354B-like isoform X4, with translation MDNQPNVNDRCRTCMMKIFTEITAVNIFERNIQNISVAEILHSFTALTFDANDELPKVVCHLCYEKLYSFYQFVLHIENVDTKFQEELKDKDHSSFKSDEIMKKNFNFQVVPVEHTSIQEDEGSLGIKKEICEEENGALDTTIKFEIVQEYVCKICYKYFSNKGNYQRHIKKHSVSDLNNRISQAKHSNHNDSCLTGSIEIEVNPLEDNINSDNEADENDIKQGFQEKPAQHITDTSGKEGIVCKICNRCFRNKNSMSAHMRKHVVKGRVLSCPTCGKVFNKVHHLTRHQNFLHKDHDETSTHSAMKNLSTAATKNDFMCIICTRRFKSQHSMAAHMKIHVQMKTVRDSNENISKDDEKITNCKRKNVRDNYNGTEEAKVLCEICQKRFKSKNSLSAHMKIHVNKERVLACSKCGKVFPKVNNLKRHELSHEEKRKYKCGFCSESYLTEEILEQHLKQHGETKICSVCQKTFADMLALNTHVLKLHRCKLHLCSYCGKKFESRRQLHQHHQRHMGIKRFACSLCPKKFITNGELRAHASTHTGERLHKCKQCNAAFTNSSALAQHTFRHLGIKPYHCDVCPKTCDHCTESFRLKTELTHHITQHYAAKLQQTDMAAERTDVIQTNALNG, from the exons ATGGATAACCAGCCCAATGTGAATGACCGCTGTCGAACATGTATGATGAAAATATTTACTGAAATCACTGCAGTTAATATTTTTGAGCGCAACATACAGAACATTAGTGTAGCTGAAATTCTTCACTCGTTTACTGCTCTCACT TTTGATGCAAATGACGAACTTCCAAAAGTTGTCTGCCACCTGTGTTATGAGAAGCTCTACagtttttatcaatttgtaCTACACATAGAAAATGTTGACACAAAATTCCAAGAAGAACTTAAAGACAAAGATCATTCATCTTTCAAAAGTGATGAAATCATGaaaaagaattttaattttcaagTGGTACCTGTAGAACACACTTCAATACAAGAAGATGAGGGAAGTCTGGGTATTAAGAAAGAAATTTGTGAAGAAGAGAATGGTGCACTAGACACTacaataaaatttgaaatagtACAAGAATATGTTTgtaaaatatgttacaaatattttagtaaCAAGGGAAACTATCAAAGACATATTAAGAAACATTCAGTGAGTGATCTGAATAATAGAATAAGCCAAGCAAAACATTCTAACCATAATGACTCCTGTCTGACTGGTTCTATTGAAATAGAAGTTAATCCTCTAGAAGACAACATAAATTCAGATAATGAAGCAGATGAGAATGACATTAAACAAGGTTTCCAAGAAAAACCTGCCCAACACATTACAGACACCTCAGGAAAGGAGGGTATTGTTTGTAAAATTTGTAACAGATgtttccggaataaaaattcAATGTCTGCACACATGCGAAAACATGTTGTAAAAGGAAGGGTACTATCATGTCCAACATGCGGTAAAGTATTTAACAAAGTTCACCATTTGACACGCCACCAGAACTTCTTACATAAAGATCATGATGAGACAAGCACACATTCGGCAATGAAAAACTTGTCAACTGCTGCaacaaaaaatgattttatgtgTATAATTTGTACACGGAGATTTAAAAGTCAACATTCAATGGCAGCACATATGAAGATTCATGTTCAAATGAAGACTGTACGAGACTCCAATGAAAATATCAGTAAGGACGATGAGAAAATTACAaattgtaaaagaaaaaatgtacGTGACAATTATAATGGTACTGAGGAAGCAAAAGTTCTCTGTGAAATTTGTCAAAAAAGATTCAAAAGTAAAAATTCATTGTCTGCTCATATGAAAATACATGTTAATAAAGAAAGAGTGTTAGCATGTTCAAAATGTGGCAAAGTATTCCCCAAGGTTAACAATTTAAAACGACACGAGTTATCACATGAAGAAAAACGTAAATATAAGTGTGGTTTCTGTAGTGAATCATATTTGACTGAAGAAATATTGGAACAGCATTTAAAACAACACGGTGAAACAAAAATTTGTTCTGTCTGTCAGAAAACATTTGCCGATATGCTTGCACTGAATACAcatgttttaaaattacataGATGTAAACTGCACCTGTGTTCATACTGCGGTAAGAAGTTTGAGTCTCGTCGACAGTTACATCAACACCACCAAAGGCATATGGGCATTAAAAGATTTGCCTGTTCTTTGTGTCCGAAAAAATTTATTACCAATG GAGAACTAAGAGCCCACGCATCAACTCATACTGGGGAGAGGCTGCACAAGTGTAAGCAGTGTAACGCAGCATTCACAAACAGCAGTGCGCTCGCCCAACACACCTTTAGACATCTAGGTATCAAGCCATACCACTGTGATGTATGTCCTAAAAC